The DNA sequence TTGATTTTCCAGGAACTTGTTTCTTTGATCATAGACGAAGCTGAAACGAAGCCGCACGGACACGGATTGTGGGTTCTCAACGATGGGCCGAGGACGATGCCGATGAATAGGATGGTGCTTTTTCAAAAGGGAAAGTGAAAAGGAGagggaaagggaaaataaagaaaacaaaccaaaaacaaGTGAATAAAAGAAGTTCTATCAGAAACACCGGCGAACGAGATTGTTTTTGGACAAACAGGATGGTGTTTTTCGGAAGGGAAGTGAAAGGGAAAGCCATAGTTTTGTTTCGAAAGGGCATGggaaagaagagaagaaaataaaaacaatagaagAAAAGAGGCtgcattttgattaaaaaaaaaaaaaaaagaggtatttTGGTCTGGATGGATTAAAACATGGCtagtttttaacaaaaaaaaaaaattttggtattttttaaaaataaattaatgagatggttattttttaaaaaaaaaaatccataaaataattgcaGTGGAGCCACAGGATGAGGCAGAATACCTTTACATGCCCCGGTTGGgcctcttaaaaaaaaaaaaaaaattaaaaacatgtaCTAAATGACATGAGATATTATAGTATTGCAACTTgttaatatactttttttttatttatttttttattaatctgaacttcttcttcttttatttgttatgccCCCAGGCATCCCTTCCCACTCCTTTAGACTCGAACCCCGATCATGAGGCTTGGGTGGGGGTGACTTTAGcaatattaaattgaaatagaaaacttttttatactattattattaatgccAAAGGTGAAGAATTTGATATGGAActgtcccaaaaaaataatggtGTTTATCAATGCTATGTCAGTAGGGACAATTGAAATAGCAAAACTTGAAacagcaaaaaattaaatagtgtTACAATCCGAATTCCGTCACAATTCTATCCTATATGCAATACATGgaacaaattatttaaaaaaaaaaaattattgattttgtgTGGACATGATTTTAATCACGtcttcaaaaattgaaagacaGTAAGTTTTAGAATATTATCATTACAAAGAAGACTGGAAGTTAATGTGATAAAAAGATTGCAACCACggtattttcaaaattcaagtATAACCCTCAGCCCGAAAGTCCAAAACAaccaaacagaaaaagaaaaaaaataaaataaattatatataagagaGGAGAGTGTGACAAAGGGATTAAGATCCTCTGTTTACTTCTCTTTTATTCTTGTCCTACTTAATGTTTTTATCTAAGCCATGCATTTAACATTTATTGGTATATATCATGCCATCTCATCTTTTCCtagttcatttttattttttttaatattattgaacTGTTTTATATGCCACACCACCCAAGCAATTTATTGGCATATGTTTTAAATTATGTCAAGCTCAACATTCAATTGATTATTATGATttacttatattttttcaagTAAAGAAAATCCTAATGTTCCAAGGCATGTCTTCCCGATTTTCATCTCCATGTGGGAAATTGCAAACTCCGGCTATGTCATGCTCGATCGCTAGCTTGCTCTTCACTTCCTATTCACCGTCAAAATTTGCTTCCTTCAGCCTTTAGAAGAAATTTTCCTTCATTCCTTTGCCTACCCATTTTCTCTCGTCAGTGGAAATAAAAGAAACTCTCCGAATTAGcacaataaaatggaaaaaaaaaaagaaaaaagaaaaaaaaccaaaaactttgcaaaaaaaaaaggttttggttttggggttttggatttttttttccatattttctttctttttatttctaaaaaatttgCGTATTTACAACTTTCTTTTCGCTGTGGGTTTCAGAGCAAAGAGAAAAAACTAAGAATCATACAAATCCAATCCACATACATAAAAGAAGCATtgaataaattggaaaaaaaaaaaaaggaaaaaaaacaggAAAACTTAGTTGCAGAGAAAGTTTAAGACATAAATGGAAGAATAAgagtaagaaagagaaaaagggaagagaaaaaaaaatttttacttaaaaaaaaaaaaaatcagtggGATGCTATTGATGATGtggcataaaaaaattaaatgaaagaatAGAATATAAAGTTGCATCATATGAACcttaaatgttaaataaaagGTTTAGGTTTAGATTAAAAATCAAGCAGAAACAAAGATTGAAAAAGGCAAACAAAGGATCCTGATCTGATCTGACGATGACCTATCtaaaaaaatctcattttcattaatttagATTTTGCTTTTCCAATAAATAAGGAAGAAGAATAACTCCCTTTAGCCACGTTATTAAATCTCATTGGCTATATACATCTACATATTTACATATCTACCTATATGTACACCTCCTCTGCTAACTTACCCTGTTTTCAACATTCAGGAGCATCTTCGTCACCCTATTGGCGATTTACTGTGAgtttctcattttcattttctggGTCTACACAGTAATTGTGTTCTAATTATTTCTCATTTCTCTTTCTAAAGACTTGTCTTTCAAACCGATTTGTTTCCATTATGTATCATTAGCTTGTTGGATCCATACTTTGATCTATTATTGTgtttgaaatttccatagaTACATTCATTTCATTGCTttgatttaaaagtttttaCCCTTGTTTATGTACTGTATTGATTCAAATGGGTCTAGTGGAATCTAAAATTTTGTAGCTTGATTTAGAAGTTAATTTAGCTTTTTGGTTGCTAAGActatattggaaaaaaaacatGATTTAAATTTCGAATTTCAGGGtaatcttttagtttttttttgaaACCTGAGAAATGTAATGCACAACAGCACAAAGAATTTGTTTTCCCATTTTCACTCTTgctggaaagaaaaagaagaaaaggaaagaatttttattattgttttcataaattttgtGATCCATCAAATGATTATTATGGCACATGATTTGAAGGCATCTggctttgttattgttttttattgctCTTGTTTCTGATGTGATGGATAAATAGAGAAATTACGTGTTTTGACCAAGTAAAAAGCAAATTAGCAAAAATCTTTGAAGGCTATGGAGAGGTTAAACATAAGAAGATTCTATAGAAGAGATAAGAAAATTTGACATGCTTGAATATGAAGGAAATTTAAATAGAATGTGAgggttgagaaaaaaaaaaaattgaaaaacctcTATGCCCCTTTTGATTCATGTTGTTCTCGTAAGAATATGATATTCCTCTTTcaaatatttgtggtttttatTTAACTATATTTTGTTTGTTACGATTGATATGCATATAAAAGAAGGAAGATGGCAATACTTTGTATAATTGTAACATGTCTTGTCTTTGATATAAGATGAATAAATCAGGATTTTTGGTATATGTTAGGGTCGTGCTTTTGTCATTGATATAAGATGAATAAATTAGGACTATGGATACATGTTAGGGTCGTGTTTTTGTTTGATCATTTCTTCATTATTTGAACTTTAATCTAGGTTGTAATCAGCCTTTCCAATTAGATCCTTCTACTTGAACCATATCAGTCCTATGTATTTGTTGCAAAATGCTAAATCTTATTTACATGGTCTGTGATTTTGCATTGTTGCAAACTCGATTCCTGCAACCATGTTAATTTCGTAATTCTTGAATTTCGGAATATATTAAGGATATATGAGAGTTAATATGCAGTTGGGCATTATCTGTTTTGTGTTTGATTGTGACTGTCTCTTTGTTACTGTATCAGCTGGAAACATGGCAGGAATGTACATCATAGGATCTTTAGCAGGAACATTCGCATTTGCATATTTATGTGACATCACTGTTTCCGAATGGAAGATATTTGGAGGTAAGTTTGAGTGTGGATGACAACCATTGTGATCCAAGCGTTTATATAGATCATGAATTTTCTCTAATTTCACGTTGCTAGTTTTGTAACCAGGTAGCACACCGGGAACTGTTTCAAACAAGGAATGGTTTAAAGAAACCGAAAAGAGGTTCCAGGATTGGCCTCGCACTGCAGGACCTCCTGTTGTGATGAACCCCATTAGTCGCCAAAATTTCATCGTGAAACCTCGTTCTGAATAGACCATCTCACATCTATGACCTAAATGATTATCTTCACCTTGTTTTGGCATCCAGAATTATTAAATACTTTAATTGTTGGATTAGATTTTTCAATCAATAACTCTGGTTTAACATAGTTTCAAACTATGTTCACTGTTAAAAACCAGTGTAGggaaattttgtatttaacaaaatatcatttttattttatttttatttgtggcTTCATAATAATCTAACATTACTGGTTAGGCTTTCATTTATTTAACATATTTTGGCAAGTAGTTTTATATTAGGATATTATGGCAAGacaatttaattcaaaaaataatattagaggCATTATCTAatctacttaattatttttcaaatatacatatgtcattatttgattagtttatatttaataatatttatttttttaaaaattgatttatttatatttagattatattaatatgttaattaattacataataatatatatttaataaataacttgATAGATTAgttgaaggaaattaaaataatgacTTTTTGCTAGATGCGAAAAGCTTTTCTAATTTTAACTCCAAATTTGAGacacaaaaaaaaccaaaagaaaggagaaaaaataaattcgaATTTGCTATACTTAATGGAGTGAAAGGTTTACATTGAAATATATTAGTTAGAAGCCcgtatttttaaatatctgCCTAATGAGAGTGAAAAgtgaatgcaaataaaaaatagggaAAATATATTCATGAAGCAAAACGTAAGATCATTTACATGAACCAAAAACCAACCtcgaaaaacataaaaaacataTGAAGCATAAAATATGAAGGggttaaaatattgaaactaAATAAGATAACCAAAAATCTAAATTTCGAAATATTTTGAGTCCACTGAGTAAGCAAAGTGTTCATTGCCGACTTAACGTTGTATTGAAAAATTTCTTCAGCAAAAGAAATTTGTGCATGTTTTGTTTATAGCCCGCTTGAAATGATCACAACCGCATGTATACATAACTCTAGAATCCTTTctaatttccataaaaaaaatggCAATAATGAGAGTCTtgtcaataaaatttatatatatatagtctattGAGGAAGTTGTATGATGTactttttatatacataatacatGTAGAAAAAGAGTTAAGTTCATATTATGGCAATTTAATAGTTTtaacatcatatttttttttattagttgttatatatcaaattaaaagctaggatttataataaaaaaaataaaatatagacttaataatatattaaaattttatttataaaaaattaaaaatttgatgattaataaatataattttaaattttagtattttatgcaattcaatggttgaaaaaataaattttcatattaattttgatattaaatattttatttgagcctaatcgtgtgtgtatatatatatatatatatatatatatttaaggacATAATATTAAGAATAGTTacaaaatacaacaaatttcgcacattaattttttttaagggtttaaaacattttacaacTCCATTGTTTTTTTCGATTTTGATTAATGCcctctaaaatattttttttctccattaatatatcctttgttttttttcaacttcataCCATTGAGggcaaaatttcaaatttctaaaaaatactttttgaaGACAGGATTAATCAAATgggacaagaaaagaaatttgTCCCAAATTTTGTTTGCACACCCATTCTATGTTCACATATTTTAAGGGGAATATTTCATATACATTTTCTGAAATTTGagttaaatgcaaaaatttcTCACATATTTTTATAAGATCATTTATACCATCTGGAATAGTCTAATTAACCTTTATATCCTTCtaaagttaaattatttttgtgcaataattaattaacttaaagtCTTCAATTTTTGGgttcatttttaattaaattttattcaaaccATGTAAtgatttttgcttctttttttttttttttggttaaaaaaaaaaaagacaatatgATAATGTTAATACATAAGCTTTTTTCTAACAATTACTTTTTGGTTAAATATATTCACaaaattataacatatttagttaaatatatttgataattgatgatatatttcaatacatttagttaaatatattcaacatatatttgacaaattattactgaattaaaaaaaaaacttatttgcttaaaattatcatatatttaaaaaaaaaattgaaaaattactaccatatggttttaaataaaactaattaaaattatagattaacaataatattcaagtccttaaattaatttttgtaaaattgtcaaaaacaaattgcacaaagAAAACTTGAATTTACCTCTCCTTTTTATTTCAAGTCttcaaataattgaatttgcttattctcctttatatttcaaataattgaatttaaaattagcAAGCATTGAGGTACTTATGTCAGTTTCAATTTGGAAAGAGAGATCGGGAGTGTCATGGGCCTCCATGAAAtcgaaaggaaaaggaagtAGGTGCCCTTTACATAATTATGACAGGCacaacatcatcatcaccatctatCCATTTCCCACTGCTCTTTAATTAACTTCAGTTACAAGCTTTTCATCTGTCTTTCTTTCTGTTCCGTGGTTGTCCCAACCAAATCAGCAAAAACACAAACATCATTTCTCACTCGTTAATCCCCCCACAAACTCAGAAATCAAAATCCCTGCTGTTTTTCCTCCCTCACCAAGCAAAAAactcctttttctctctcaaagGTTGACATTGTTAGACCACCTTATATTGATCCCTTTTACCTAATAATCATTTTGATCCCTTCCACCCCCAATCCCACccaatcataaaatatatatatatatatagatatatatataccaatgcATTTCTCTCATCTTCTCAAAACAGATACACTCTCTCATTTCTCTCTTATatcctacaaaataaaaataaaataaaactttagccTCTCTCCACTAATGGAGTCCGTAAGAGCAACAAGCCAACTTCTCTTTTCCCTTCTCTTTATATTCTTCCTTCTTTCACCCATTTCTGCTAAGACCCCAGTAGCAGATTCTCCAGCAGTGGCACCATCCGCCCCCGTCCCACCCAAGACCAAGAGTACTCCGGCACCGACGGTCCCACCAAAGTCGACAGTTCCGGAATCTTCGGGCCCACCAAACATCATCACCATCCTCCAAAAGGCTGGAAGCCAGTTCACGACCTTCATCAAGCTTCTGAGAAGCACTTTAGTTGCCAACCAGATCAACACGCAGCTCGCTGGTCGAACCCAGGGCCTCACTGTCTTCGCACCCACCGACAGTGCCTTTTCCGCACTCGGTTCAGGTGCCTTGAACGCCCTCTCCAGTGAACAACAGCTCCATTTGATACAGTACCATGTCCTCCCAGCCGTCTACACCTTGTCCCAGTTCGAAACTATAACCAACCCTGTGCATACACAGGCCGGCAACAGCGAAAACGGTCAGTATCCTTTGAACATTACATCCACCGGAAGCACCGTGAACATAACGACCGGAGTTGTGAACGCTACGGTGACCAACACTGTGTATACGGACGATCAGTTCTCAGTGTATCAGGTAGATAAGGTACTGCTTCCGTTGGACATTTTTGGCCGCAAGAGTACCCCGGTAGCGCCGGCACCGGCACCGTTAAAGCCGCAGAAGGCTGTTGAAGATGCTGAAGCTCCTGCAAAGACTACGGAAGTTCCTCCGCCGCCGCCATCCGGTGCCATAGGGATGAAGCATCATGGGTTCGTGGCTGTGATACTTGCGATGGGTGTTCTTAAGGCGCTTTTGCTTTGACGATGAGATGTAATTTTGTGGTAATTGCATGCgcttttgttttattctttctAATAAACTCTTTGTCTCTTTGTTAGTCTttttaattctctctctctctctctctctcccctcctcctcctcctcctcttcctcctcttgctcaCTCTCTAGGCTTTTGCATGTTATTTTGTTGGTCAACATGGAATTTATAAATtgcttcctttttatttttatttttatttttccacattttatttttggatcatCTTTTAGCCATTTTCAGAAGCAGAAAATTTCCACCGCAAGTTCTTTAACTACGAGATACTCAATTAATGCGACTAGTTTATATGGTCATGTGCAATAAATGATTCTAAGTTTAATTGCAATTCGGTATTTATAATTTGGATAAATTGCACTTTAAGCTTTCAAAgtataaaatgattaaatttaAATCCTCAAATATAAAGTTGGTAAATTTAAATCAATTGTATTTGTTAAGTGACGATGGTTAATGCGGTTACTTTAAATCatagaatatttaaataaaagaatattaaaatgtaaatttttaaaattatagagtttaattttttaaattataacaaattgtattttaatatttatgaagtaaAAATAGATTTGTAAATCTcctttggtaaaaaaaaaaaaaaaaaatctaattatatcaaattataaTGAATTGAAACTTAAAGACCTAAATCGTAAGAATTTAAATTTGGAAATACATAGTACGATTGTTCCACTTTTAAAGGAAATAATACGATTGTTCCACTTTTAAAGGAaataattttatagtaaaaaTCATTGTTTTCTTTCGTAATGATCTAAATTCAAATCACTATATTGTccagacaaaaaaaataataaaaataataattttttcaaactaGAAAGTATGAAAGTATAATTAACCCATGATTCTAACATGCATAGCAtgagtaattattaatattccaAGTGTACACTTGAGCAAAACATTCTAAAGCAAATTAATGTTGTTATGTAGTCAAGAGAAAGGGAAAAACTAGTAAGAATTTAGCCCATaagaaatataacaataattataggggaatttggcccgaTGCCCTCATAGGGATGAGCTTAACGATTTTTACCCCttcatttggtatatttttttttttctaccctttcaatttttaataatcccaaaatatccttatatccaaattaaatattttttttcctattatttctttattttcttcactCGTTCTCTCCTTCTTCATCATCCTTGTTCAAGAAGACCTTATTGTTGATAAGCTCAGAGCTCATCTCCTCCATTGAATCGAAATATTATCGGActgttcatcttcttcttctttgttgggGTTGCGTTTGATAAGCTTTGGACTTccaggaagaagaagaacaaatcaGGGGTTGATGAAAACCGCCATGAAGCTTGGCCACAGGTGCCCACCAgcttttcattgtttttggaGAAAGATTTGCAGAGGAAAGAGTCGGTGGAATGGGTGAATATGATGTTGGGGAAATTGTGGAAAGTGTATAGAGGTGGGATTGAGAATTGGATAAATGGGTTGCTTCAATCCgtcattgaaaattaaaaacaattactttatgtgctttttttttttttttcctttttaaaaaaaatggatttttgttctttgtttgtttaaacaaacataaaaggatctgagtttttttttatattttttgaaaaccaaCGTGGAGTAGAATGGATAGATActcaaatcattttttattgttttaaagttaaaatggatattaaaggggaaaaaaaaaataataacaaatgaaaGAACAGATATCGCTCGTACCAAAAGGGATATTGGGCCACATACCCAATAATTATATGACattttcttttacctttttttgatTTGGACGTGTGAAAAATCAGCCCACTCATACAGGGCTGAATGCTACACAACATGACTTATATAGAAGGTAAACTGGGCTCTAAGGGCGCCCAACAAAGCCGCAGATTGGTGGTGAAATCTGAATGGAGAAAATTATCCTGGGCCAGGATGGGAAATCAAGTATGTAACTCCTATCATGCCTCTCATGCACGAGTTTTGGCTTCTTGTTCATAATTCAACTAAAAATGCATTCACAGCCCAAAGAAGAAACTCGGTTGGAAATCTTTTAACTTTCTGTAATAGCAATAAGGTTCTCAATCGAAAAGTTTAAAACTTTCCATTGTTATACTCAAATATTCCATTTTGTagaaagtaaaaattgaaaagaataaaataaacttagCGGCTAACTAAAATTAGTGGCAGCTTACACTCACAAGGACCCATGACGTGACTGAAAGTTAAatgacaatataataataataaataaaaaaaattaggagctcatataattttttttaatcagcgAATACATATTCTAAACTAGCGATCCATATTCCGCGTAAAAAATCTCTGGAGGGCTACAATTTTTCTCTGTGATAGCAAAGAAAGTCCCTTGGTTGGCCATATATTTAATAAGCAGTTAGTCACATTGGCAGTTGCTACTCCTCAAAAAAGGACTGCACTTGTACTTTTTTGTTTGTGAACCAAGCACAAGATCAAAAATGGAATTCAAAGCCACCTCCTGGAAAGCCTCCACCTCCAAATCCACCAGGAAATCCACCATCAAATGTAAACGTGAACTGCTGTCCCCCACCACCAAAAGGGTTAAACCCACCGCCACCACCGCCACCCATACCCATATCTTCAAGGTCTTCCCCTCTATCATATCTAGTACGTTTTTCTTCATCACTAAGAACCTGTATAGGATCATAATATAGtcttaaaaattacaatttagtCTTCCACCAATTTTGCTTTTTCTAG is a window from the Ziziphus jujuba cultivar Dongzao chromosome 11, ASM3175591v1 genome containing:
- the LOC107433111 gene encoding uncharacterized protein LOC107433111, yielding MAGMYIIGSLAGTFAFAYLCDITVSEWKIFGGSTPGTVSNKEWFKETEKRFQDWPRTAGPPVVMNPISRQNFIVKPRSE
- the LOC107433108 gene encoding fasciclin-like arabinogalactan protein 11, translating into MESVRATSQLLFSLLFIFFLLSPISAKTPVADSPAVAPSAPVPPKTKSTPAPTVPPKSTVPESSGPPNIITILQKAGSQFTTFIKLLRSTLVANQINTQLAGRTQGLTVFAPTDSAFSALGSGALNALSSEQQLHLIQYHVLPAVYTLSQFETITNPVHTQAGNSENGQYPLNITSTGSTVNITTGVVNATVTNTVYTDDQFSVYQVDKVLLPLDIFGRKSTPVAPAPAPLKPQKAVEDAEAPAKTTEVPPPPPSGAIGMKHHGFVAVILAMGVLKALLL